A single Oryctolagus cuniculus chromosome 16, mOryCun1.1, whole genome shotgun sequence DNA region contains:
- the CYP51A1 gene encoding lanosterol 14-alpha demethylase codes for MVLLGLLQAGGSVLTQAMERVTGGSLLSTLLVACAFTLSLVYLIRLAVGHLLQLSAGTKNPPHIFSPIPFLGHAIAFGKSPIEFLENAYEKYGPVFSFTMVGKTFTYLLGSDAAALLFNSKNEDLNAEDIYSRLTTPVFGKGVAYDVPNAVFLEQKKMLKSGLNIAHFRQYVSIIEKETKEYFKSWGESGEKNVFEALSELIILTASHCLHGREIRSQLNEKVAQLYADLDGGFSHAAWLLPGWLPLPSFRRRDRAHREIKNIFYKAIQKRRQSKEKLEDILQTLLDSTYKDGRPLTDDEIAGMLIGLLLAGQHTSSTTSAWLGFFLARDKQLQERCYSEQKAVCGDHLPPLNYDQLKDLNLLDRCIRETLRLRPPIMTMMRMARTPQTVAGYTIPPGHQVCVSPTVNQRLKDSWTERLDFKPDRYLQDNPASGEKFAYVPFGAGRHRCIGENFAYVQIKTIWSTMLRLYEFDLIDGYFPTVNYTTMIHTPENPVIRYRRRSS; via the exons ATGGTGTTGCTGGGCTTACTGCAGGCAGGAGGGTCGGTGCTGACCCAGGCCATGGAGCGGGTGACGGGCGGCAGCCTCCTGTCCACGCTGCTCGTCGCCTGCGCCTTCACGCTCAGCCTGGTCTACCTGATCCGCCTCGCCGTCGGCCACCTGCTCCAGCTGTCCGCCGGAACG aaaAACCCCCCACACATTTTCTCTCCGATTCCATTCCTTGGGCATGCCATAGCATTTGGGAAAAGTCCAATTGAGTTCCtagaaaatgcatatgaaaag taTGGACCCGTGTTTAGCTTTACCATGGTGGGCAAGACGTTTACTTACCTCCTGGGCAGTGATGCTGCTGCACTGCTTTTTAACAGCAAGAATGAAGACCTGAATGCAGAAGATATCTACAGCCGGCTGACCACACCGGTGTTTGGGAAGGGAGTCGCATATGATGTGCCTAACGCA GTTTTCTTGGAacagaagaaaatgttaaaaagcgGCCTTAACATAGCCCATTTCAGGCAGTACGTTTCTAtcattgaaaaagaaacaaaggaatacTTTAAAAGTTGGGGAGAAAGTGGAGAAAAAA ATGTGTTTGAAGCACTTTCTGAGCTCATAATTTTAACCGCGAGCCACTGTTTACATGGAAGGGAAATCAGAAGTCAGCTCAATGAGAAGGTGGCACAGCTGTATGCAGATCTGGATGGTGGCTTCAGCCatgctgcctggctcctgccgggCTGGCTGCCTCTGCCCAGTTTCAG GCGCAGAGACAGAGCTCACCGAGAGATCAAGAATATTTTCTATAAGGCAATCCAGAAACGCAGACAGTCCAAAGAAAAACTTGAAGACATTCTCCAAACTTTGCTGGATTCTACATACAA GGACGGGCGCCCTCTGACGGACGACGAGATCGCGGGGATGCTCATCGGGCTGCTGCTGGCCGGCCAGCACACCTCCTCCACCACCAGCGCCTGGCTGGGCTTCTTTCTGGCCAGGGACAAGCAGCTTCAAGAAAGGTGCTACTCGGAGCAGAAAGCAGTCTGCGGAGACCACCTGCCGCCCCTCAATTACGACCAG CTCAAGGACCTGAATTTACTCGACCGCTGCATAAGGGAAACGCTGAGACTGCGGCCCCCGATCATGACCATGATGAGGATGGCCAGGACCCCCCAG ACTGTGGCAGGGTACACCATTCCGCCAGGACATCAAGTGTGTGTGTCTCCTACGGTTAATCAAAGACTGAAGGACTCATGGACAGAACGTCTGGACTTTAAACCTGATCGCTACTTACAGGATAACCCAGCATCGGGAGAGAAGTTCGCCTATGTTCCATTTGGAGCTG GGCGTCATCGTTGTATTGGGGAGAATTTTGCCTACGTGCAGATTAAGACAATTTGGTCCACTATGCTTCGACTGTATGAATTTGATCTCATTGATGGATATTTTCCTACTGTGAATTACACCACTATGATTCACACCCCTGAGAACCCAGTTATCCGTTACAGACGAAGATCATCATGA